One stretch of Methanobacterium sp. DNA includes these proteins:
- the proS gene encoding proline--tRNA ligase: MTDFSEWFHNILEEAEIIDVRYPVKGMHVWQPQGFKIRKHTLDILRDILDETHEEVLFPLLIPEDELAKEAIHVKGFEEEVYWITHGGRTKLNKKLALRPTSETVMYPMFALWVRSHSDLPFRFYQVVNTFRYETKHTRPLIRVREITTFKEAHTVHATKEECEEQVQNALEIYRKFFDTLAIPYSISKRPQWDKFPGAEYTMAFDTILPDGKTLQTGTVHNLGQTFARTFDITYETAEGEHEHVYQTCYGVSDRVIASVIGIHGDEKGLCLPPAVAPYQIVIIPIIFKKGAEEVLEYCREIRDNLQKAGLRVHLDERDIRAGKKYYEYEMKGVPVRIEIGPRDIENKNAVVFRRDKMEKETISLDLDNFIHEIKALLTDISQNMKDRSWESFNKHIRSAESVEEVVAKIEEHKGIVTFRWCGDEECGKELEEKVRVDILGIQDENESPGQCINCRKPASCNTLIAKTY, translated from the coding sequence ATGACAGATTTCAGCGAATGGTTCCACAATATCTTAGAAGAAGCAGAAATAATCGATGTTAGATATCCGGTTAAGGGAATGCATGTCTGGCAGCCTCAGGGATTTAAAATAAGAAAACACACTTTAGATATTTTAAGGGATATACTTGATGAAACCCACGAGGAGGTTCTTTTTCCACTACTCATTCCTGAAGACGAGCTTGCAAAAGAAGCGATTCATGTTAAAGGTTTTGAAGAAGAAGTATACTGGATTACCCATGGCGGACGCACCAAACTGAATAAAAAACTTGCACTTAGACCTACAAGTGAAACTGTAATGTATCCCATGTTTGCACTCTGGGTTAGATCCCACAGCGATCTTCCTTTCAGATTTTATCAGGTTGTAAATACTTTCAGATACGAAACCAAACACACAAGACCTCTTATAAGGGTCAGAGAAATCACCACATTTAAAGAAGCACATACTGTGCATGCAACGAAGGAAGAATGTGAAGAACAGGTGCAAAATGCACTTGAAATTTACAGAAAATTCTTTGACACCCTTGCAATCCCCTACTCAATCAGTAAAAGGCCTCAATGGGACAAGTTCCCTGGTGCTGAATACACCATGGCATTTGACACCATACTTCCAGACGGTAAGACTCTTCAAACTGGAACCGTACACAATTTAGGTCAGACATTTGCAAGAACATTTGATATTACCTATGAAACTGCTGAAGGAGAACATGAACATGTTTATCAGACATGTTATGGAGTATCTGACAGAGTTATAGCATCAGTTATAGGTATTCACGGCGATGAAAAAGGACTATGCCTGCCTCCAGCTGTAGCACCTTACCAGATAGTTATTATCCCTATAATATTCAAGAAAGGCGCTGAAGAGGTTTTAGAGTACTGCAGAGAAATAAGAGATAATCTGCAGAAAGCAGGTTTAAGGGTTCATCTTGACGAGCGAGATATAAGGGCCGGAAAAAAATATTATGAGTATGAGATGAAAGGGGTACCGGTTAGAATAGAAATAGGGCCTCGTGATATTGAAAATAAAAATGCAGTGGTATTTAGAAGAGATAAAATGGAAAAAGAAACCATATCCCTTGATTTGGATAATTTTATTCATGAAATTAAGGCATTATTAACTGACATTAGCCAGAACATGAAAGATAGATCATGGGAATCTTTTAATAAGCACATAAGGTCTGCTGAATCTGTTGAAGAAGTAGTAGCAAAAATAGAAGAACATAAGGGTATAGTTACTTTCAGGTGGTGTGGAGATGAAGAATGCGGAAAAGAATTAGAAGAGAAGGTTAGAGTAGACATATTAGGAATTCAGGATGAAAATGAATCTCCGGGCCAGTGCATTAACTGCAGAAAACCTGCCTCCTGCAATACTTTAATTGCAAAAACTTATTAG
- the cofC gene encoding 2-phospho-L-lactate guanylyltransferase, with translation MKKTFAVIPVSRFSCAKTRLSPKLTIVERENLLKAMLKDVITALNGTVENILIVSSDDDVLYYVEEFNVETLKEMGNTGLNSGLAQAMEYSSRFCDNVLILPSDVPLIKKSLVKTLLKKGEEFGMVIAPSKGGGTNALLCPARGFETKFGDYSFFEHIKEAKRNNLTYTIFDSFYLSLDVNTAEDLGEIMLHGSETETSRYLKKVRLKVKSNHGSERLNVTREASI, from the coding sequence ATGAAAAAAACTTTCGCAGTGATTCCTGTATCAAGATTTTCATGCGCAAAAACAAGGCTATCACCTAAATTAACCATTGTTGAACGTGAAAATCTGCTAAAAGCAATGTTAAAAGATGTAATCACTGCTTTAAATGGAACAGTGGAGAATATACTGATTGTAAGCTCTGATGATGACGTTCTCTATTATGTAGAAGAATTCAATGTGGAAACCCTAAAAGAAATGGGGAATACTGGTTTAAATAGCGGTTTAGCTCAGGCAATGGAATATTCCTCCAGATTCTGCGATAATGTTCTTATATTACCCTCAGATGTGCCATTAATAAAAAAAAGTCTTGTAAAAACACTTTTAAAGAAAGGAGAAGAATTTGGCATGGTTATTGCCCCTTCTAAGGGTGGAGGTACCAATGCACTCCTGTGCCCTGCCAGAGGTTTCGAAACAAAGTTTGGAGATTACAGCTTTTTTGAACATATAAAAGAAGCAAAAAGAAATAATTTAACTTACACCATATTTGATTCGTTTTATTTGTCATTGGATGTTAACACGGCCGAAGATCTGGGTGAAATAATGCTTCACGGCAGTGAAACTGAAACCAGCAGGTATTTAAAAAAGGTAAGGTTGAAGGTAAAGTCAAATCATGGATCTGAACGTTTGAACGTAACTCGAGAGGCTTCCATATGA
- a CDS encoding ATP-binding protein, translating to MPILPLGIPTNLDKYFYNREKELITLKSFLNTLNYDVANQILVTGHRGVGKSFLLKKLLTELPDNILTAYIDISKIFGIQKGKITEELIMNSLLEAMNESLRENMDDLQKAYTIVKDLIRKIRQKKFDFKEAGAAMGIAIPDIKDNYEKLSKFVMEFPQRVVELSNGEVNGFVIVIDEFQFIGELESPEAFFWMFRSYTQGQDNVSYIFTGSTSSSSDIVNKINGISGAFGGRMTQYTVDPFTMEETEGYLKEKVSELKFTEKGLNRFYKCTRGYPAYINSFCNTMSGDVEYDDEMVIQTFYEKIEQIAVMWTSIWATLSYKEKDIITTVIENGPLSWSDLLSKVDFSNKTLAKYVNIIKNKGILSHSEKKYMIDDHMLSAWLKYKKDQDGFYPP from the coding sequence ATGCCAATTTTACCATTAGGAATTCCTACTAATTTAGATAAATATTTTTATAATCGTGAAAAAGAGTTAATAACGCTCAAATCCTTTTTAAATACACTCAATTATGATGTAGCTAACCAAATATTAGTTACAGGACATAGAGGTGTTGGTAAATCATTTTTATTGAAGAAATTATTAACCGAATTACCAGATAACATTCTCACAGCGTATATAGACATATCGAAAATATTTGGGATTCAAAAGGGTAAGATAACAGAAGAATTAATAATGAATAGCCTTTTAGAGGCGATGAATGAGTCATTAAGAGAAAATATGGATGACTTGCAGAAAGCATATACAATCGTTAAAGATCTTATAAGAAAAATTAGGCAGAAAAAATTTGATTTTAAAGAAGCAGGGGCAGCTATGGGAATAGCAATTCCTGATATCAAGGATAATTATGAAAAACTCAGTAAATTTGTAATGGAATTCCCTCAAAGGGTAGTTGAGCTTTCAAATGGAGAAGTAAATGGCTTTGTAATAGTGATAGATGAATTCCAATTTATAGGTGAATTAGAATCCCCTGAAGCATTTTTCTGGATGTTTAGAAGTTATACGCAAGGACAAGATAATGTAAGTTATATTTTTACAGGTTCAACTTCATCATCCAGTGATATTGTAAATAAAATAAATGGTATAAGCGGGGCTTTTGGCGGTAGAATGACCCAATATACCGTTGATCCATTTACAATGGAAGAAACTGAAGGTTATTTAAAAGAGAAGGTATCAGAGTTAAAGTTTACTGAAAAGGGTTTAAATAGATTTTATAAATGTACAAGAGGATATCCTGCTTATATAAACAGTTTTTGTAATACTATGTCTGGAGATGTAGAATATGACGATGAAATGGTTATTCAGACATTTTATGAAAAAATTGAGCAAATTGCTGTTATGTGGACATCAATATGGGCTACACTTTCATATAAAGAAAAAGATATTATTACAACAGTTATTGAAAATGGACCATTGAGTTGGAGTGATTTACTATCTAAAGTAGACTTTTCCAATAAAACACTGGCAAAATATGTAAATATAATAAAAAATAAGGGCATACTGTCCCATTCAGAAAAAAAATATATGATTGATGATCATATGTTGTCAGCATGGCTTAAATATAAAAAAGATCAGGATGGATTCTATCCTCCTTAA
- a CDS encoding TRAM domain-containing protein, which produces MFKNNYGRDNYSNSAPVNEGEEYDVKIEDMGRDGDGIAKVEGFIVFVNGAKVGDEVKIRITSTRRNFAFADVVE; this is translated from the coding sequence TTGTTTAAAAATAATTACGGAAGAGATAATTACTCAAATTCAGCTCCTGTAAACGAAGGAGAAGAATACGATGTTAAAATAGAAGATATGGGAAGAGATGGAGACGGAATTGCTAAAGTAGAAGGTTTCATAGTTTTTGTAAATGGAGCCAAAGTAGGCGATGAAGTTAAAATTAGAATTACTTCCACAAGAAGAAATTTTGCTTTTGCAGACGTAGTAGAATAG